The window ACGTGCCGACATCTCGGTTGCCGTCTCGATCCCCAATGGCCTGATCACCCCGATCGTGCCGGACGCCAACAACAAGTCGTTCTCGCAGATCGCGAAGATGACCAAGGACCTTGGCACCCGCGCCAAGGAAGGCAAGCTCAAGCCCGAGGAATACCAGGGCGGTACGGCGTCGATCTCGAACATGGGCATGATGGGCATCAAGTCCTTCTCGGCGGTGGTGAACCCGCCGCAGGGCATGATCATGGCGATTGGCGCCGGTCAGAAGCAGCCCTGGGTCATGGAAGACGGTTCGCTCGGTGTTGCCACCGTGATGAGCGCGACCGGCAGCTTCGACCACCGCGCCATCGACGGTGCCGACGGCGCGCGCCTGATGGCCGCGTTCAAGGACTTCGTCGAGAACCCGCTCGGGATGATCGCCTGAGATGGACACGGGATCAGGGCATGGCGAGGTGGGTGACCTGGTCATCCGCGTCACCGCCATGCCCACCGATCTCAATCCCTACGGCGGGGTCTTCGGGGGCTGGCTGATGTGCCAGCTGGCCCTTGGCGCGAGTTCCCTCGTCACCCGGCGCACCGGCCTCAAGGCCGTTGTCGTGGGCGCCACCGATTTCGCCTTTCCGGGCGCAATGCAGGTGGGCGACGAGCTCAACGTCTACGCCGATGTCCTGCGCGTGGGCCGCACCTCGATGACGGTGCGCACGCGCGGTTTCGGCCGAGCCCGGGCCAGTGACGAGGAAGTGGAAGTGGCCAACGGCACCTTTACCTTCGTCGGCCTCGACGCGAACGACCGTCCCAAGCCCCTGGCCGACGGGCGCAAGGAAGCATGACATGCAGGATATGATCGCAGACAAGCGCGAGGCGGTGATCCGCGTCTCCGCGCGTCCAGCCGACACCAACGCTTATGGCGACATCTTCGGTGGCTGGCTGGTGAGCCAGATGGACATGGCCGCCGGGCTCATCGCCGCGCGATTTTCGCGCGGGCGTGCCGTGACCATCGCCATGGATTCGATGCAGTTTCACAAGCCGGTGAGCATCGGGGACGAAGTCTCCGTCTACGGCGACATCCAGAAGGTGGGCCGCACCTCGATGACCATCGCCATCGAGGCCTGGCGCCGCCATCGCTATGAAGAAGAGCGCGTGAAGGTGACCCAGGCGGTCTTCACCTTCGTCGCGATCGACGAGGCGGGCAGGCCCCGCGAGATCGAACAGGAGAAATAAGACAGTGGCAGACACCTACGACGTCATCGTCCTCGGCTCCGGCCCCGGCGGCTACGTTTCGGCCATCCGTGCGGCGCAGCTTGGCCTGAAGACCGCCATTGTCGAGCGCGAGCTGCTCGGCGGCATCTGCCTCAACTGGGGCTGCATCCCGACCAAGGCGCTACTGCGCTCGGCCGAAGTGTTTCACCAGATGCAGCATGCCAAGAACTACGGCCTGGCCGCGGACAATATCCGCGCCGATCTCGATGCCGTGGTCAAGCGCTCGCGCGGCGTGGCCAAGCAGCTGAACCAGGGCGTCACGCACCTGATGAAGAAGAACAAGATCACCGTCCACATGGGCACCGGCACGCTGGTGGGCGACGGCAAGATCGAGGTCGCGGGCGAGAAGGGCAAGGAAACCATCTCGGCCAAGCACATCATCGTGGCGACTGGCGCGCGTGCGCGCGAACTTCCTAATGCGCCCGTTGACGGCAAGCGCGTGTGGACCTACCGCCACGCGATGACCCCGACCGAGATGCCGACCAAGCTTCTGGTCATGGGCTCGGGCGCGATCGGCGTCGAGTTCGCGAGCTTCTACAACGACATGGGCGTCGACGTCACCATCGTCGAGATGGTCGACCGCATCATGCCGGTGGAAGACAAGGACGTCTCGGCCTTCATGCACAAGGCGCTGACCAAGCAGGGCATGAAGATCCTGACCGAAACCGCCGTGCAGGACGTCAAGGCCGGTGCGAAGGACGTGAAGGTCAAGATCAAGGCCAAGGACGGCAAGGTCACCGAGGAAACCTACAGCCACGTGATCTCGGCCGTGGGCATCGTGCCCAACACCGAGAACGTGGGGCTGGAAAAGGTCGGCGCCAAGCTCGAGCGCGGCTTCATCCAGATCGACGACTACGGCCGCACCGGCGTCAAGGGCCTGTGGGCCATCGGTGACTGCACCCCCGGCCCCTGGCTCGCCCACAAGGCCAGCCACGAGGGTGTGACGGCGGCCGAAGCCATCGCGCAGGAACTG is drawn from Novosphingobium decolorationis and contains these coding sequences:
- the lpdA gene encoding dihydrolipoyl dehydrogenase gives rise to the protein MADTYDVIVLGSGPGGYVSAIRAAQLGLKTAIVERELLGGICLNWGCIPTKALLRSAEVFHQMQHAKNYGLAADNIRADLDAVVKRSRGVAKQLNQGVTHLMKKNKITVHMGTGTLVGDGKIEVAGEKGKETISAKHIIVATGARARELPNAPVDGKRVWTYRHAMTPTEMPTKLLVMGSGAIGVEFASFYNDMGVDVTIVEMVDRIMPVEDKDVSAFMHKALTKQGMKILTETAVQDVKAGAKDVKVKIKAKDGKVTEETYSHVISAVGIVPNTENVGLEKVGAKLERGFIQIDDYGRTGVKGLWAIGDCTPGPWLAHKASHEGVTAAEAIAQELGNKDVHPHGLDRNNIPGCTYCHPQVASVGMTEAKAKEAGYTVKAGTFPFIGNGKAIALGEPEGFVKTVFDAKTGELLGAHMVGAEVTEMIQGYVVGKTLETTEAELMQTVFPHPTISESMHESVLAAFGRAIHI
- a CDS encoding acyl-CoA thioesterase — protein: MQDMIADKREAVIRVSARPADTNAYGDIFGGWLVSQMDMAAGLIAARFSRGRAVTIAMDSMQFHKPVSIGDEVSVYGDIQKVGRTSMTIAIEAWRRHRYEEERVKVTQAVFTFVAIDEAGRPREIEQEK
- a CDS encoding acyl-CoA thioesterase, translating into MDTGSGHGEVGDLVIRVTAMPTDLNPYGGVFGGWLMCQLALGASSLVTRRTGLKAVVVGATDFAFPGAMQVGDELNVYADVLRVGRTSMTVRTRGFGRARASDEEVEVANGTFTFVGLDANDRPKPLADGRKEA